TTCCCAGGCTCTTTATGATGTACAAGCTTAAACTTTTTCCTTAGATTATCAGTAACAAGATTAGAGAACTCTTTCTCATAAGGAGAGTAGTAATATGTCTTCTTCCTGTTGTCTCTTGTATTTAGGGTACTATAAACTGTTATAGGAGCAAGTGTGTTAATTAGCACTTCTTTACCAAACTTTCTGTTAGGATGCACTTCAATTGAACTTACAATTATTAACTCTCTTGCAAGCCTCACCTTTCCAGCTTTTATTAAGCTATTAGCAAACTCTTGCAAGAATTGGGTATCAGCCGCTGCTATATGAAGATGGATAGGGGGGCAAAATAAATAGTATTAGTTCCTTTATTTAACCTAAACCTACCATATAGACGCGAGAATGTGAACAGCTTAAATGCCCTTTTCCCATAAATATAGCCTTTTTGGTGTAGGAATTTAGCTAATTTTTTTGATATATTGTCGTATATAAAGCCTTGAATAATATGGTTGTAGTGGATAGGTAGACTCAAAGCTCGGTCTTCAGTCTCAAGTATGATTGTAATCCTCATTTCATCATTGGTATTTTGACTTTCTTTTTCTTAGCAGTCTCAATTGCAATATCATAGCCAGCATCTGCATGGCGTGCTACTCCTATGCCTGGGTCGTTTGTGAGGACACGGTCAAGACGCGCTTCCATTTCATTTGTACCATCAGCTACAATTACAAAGCCAGCATGGATTGAGTTCCCTATCCCTACACCGCCACCATGATGGACTGCTACCCAGCTTGCACCTGATGCAGTGTTGAGTAATGCATTTAGAATAGGCCAGTCAGCTACGGCATCGGAGCCATCTATCATCTTTTCTGTCTCCCGATAAGGTGATGCTACAGAGCCGGAGTCAAGGTGGTCTCTCCCTATTACTATAGGGGCAGAAATCTTACTATCTCTAACCATTTTATTAATTATTTTACCAAAATGCGCCCTCTCCTCATAACCGAGCCAGCATATTCTGGCAGGTAAGCCTTGGAATGGCACTTTTTTGTGTGCAAGTGTAATCCAGCGTCTGAGTATCTCATCTTCTTTAAACTCACGCACAATGACTTCATCAGTTGCATAAATATCTTTTGGGTCACCAGAAAGAGCTACCCACCTAAACGGACCTCTACCTTCACAGAAATACGGTCTTATGTATTCAAGCACAAAGCCGGATATCTTAAATGCATCCTTAACTCCGCCCTTCTCTGCTTGTCCTCTTAAATTATTTCCATACTCAAAGGTAACTGCACCCTGTTTTTGCATATCAAGCATTGCAGAAACTTGGCGTGCCATTGATTCATACGACCGTTTTATATAATCTTCAGGCTTCTTTTTTCTAAGTTCAATAGCTTCATCAAAACTCATCCCCCCTGGCACATAGCCATTTAATTCATCGTGTGCAGAAGTTTGGTCAGTTAATACATCAGGTATAATCCCCATTTTAACAAGCTCCGGATGTGTCTCAGATGCATTGCCAACAAGCCCAATTGAAAGTGGTCTCTTATTTTTCACTGCCTCATTTACAAGCTTTATTGCAGAATCAAGTGACTCCACTATTTTATCACAAAACCCTTGTCTCACCCTACGTTCAATCTTCTTGCGGTCAACTTCTACATCAAGTATTACTCCCTCATTCATAGTGGCTGCAAGTGGCTGAGCGCCACCCATACCACCCATACCAGCAGTGAGTATAAATTTACCTTTAAGTGAGCCACCAAAGTAGCGAGTTGCACAGGAGGCGAGTGTTTCGTAGGTTCCTTGTATAATACCTTGTGCCCCTATGTATATCCACGAGCCGGCAGTCATTTGACCAAACATTATCAACCCCATTGCTTCAAGGTGTCTAAAATAATCCCATGTCGCCCACTTTGGGACAAGTAAAGCATTAGTAATCAATACTCTTGGTGCATATGTAAAAGTTTTGAATACCCCAACAGGCTTACCTGATTGAATAAGTAAAGTTTCGTCATTTTCTAACTCTTTCAGAGTCTCAACAATCTTATCATAGCAGTCCCAGTTCCTTGCTGCCTTCCCTGTTCCACCGTAAACTATGAGCTGTTCTGGAAGTTCAGCGACATCTGTGTCTAAGTTATTCATCAGCATACGCATAGCAGCTTCAGTATGCCACGATTTGCAAGTTATAGTATTACCTATCGGTGCTCTGATAACTCTCATATTGCCTCCTTTTTTTGTGTTAATTATAAATATGGAAATAATATCAGTCAAGCAATAATTATTGCAAGCTAAATTTATTGACATTTAAGCAATTTTATAATAAAATGCTAAAAACGAATGGAGCGAATGAGAGCAAATAAGGCGCTGTCATTAGGGTAATTTTGTTACATTTATATTATGGAAGACAAAGTTTTACAGATTATAGATGCCAACCTAAACCGTGCAAGAGAAGGGCTTCGTGTTGTTGAGGACGTAGCAAGATTTGTGCTACAAGATGAAAAGTTAACTAAAGAGATAAAAGCTGCACGCCATAAATTGAGCAAATTATTAGAGATTCTTCCCCCGCCGAGGCGGGGTCAGAATGACATATGGGGGACAGCGCTTATTAAGGTTAGAGATACGACAAAAGACTTAGGTAAATATAGTGACTTTGATACCTGTTCTTATAAGGATTTGAGAGAAGTAGTTAGAAGTAATCTAATACGAGCACAAGAGGGCTGTAGGGTTATAGAGGAATTTAGTAAGTTGTTTAGCAAGGAGCTTCCACCTAAAGTTAAGGAGATAAGGTTTAAGGTTTACGATATTGAAAAAGTAGTTATTCAAGCACTCAATGCCAGACTTTAGTTTATATGTCATACTTGACGAGAAGTATATCAGGGATAGAAATTTGACCTCTACTATTATTGAGCTTGCTCAAGGTGGTGCTACAATTATTCAGCTACGTGAGAAAAGTAAAAATACAAAAGAGTTCTTACAAGATGCAATAAAAGTGAAAGAGGTGACTCGTAAATTTGGTATCCCATTTATTGTTAACGATAGAATAGATGTAGCAATTGCAGTAGATGCTGATGGAGTCCATCTCGGTGAAGATGATATGCCTATCTCTTACGCAAGAAAGATTCTTGGTAATCGTATAATTGGAAGCTCTATAAGAAGCGTAGCTCAAGCATTAGAGGCAGCCAATTCTGGTGCTACTTATTTAGCTGTAGGCTGTCTGTTTCAATCAAGTACTGCATCTAAGCCAATTGTGCCATTAACACTTATTTCTGAAATTAAGAAAGCTGTTAGAATTCCGGTAGTTGGGATAGGTGGTATAACTATTGACAGGATTGCTGATGTCCTTGCTGCAGGTGCAGATGGTATATGTGTAGCAGGTGATTTGTTTAACTATCCCAATTTGAGAGACAGAACATATGAATTTAAGCTCAAAATCCAAAAGAAGATCAAAAAGTGCTGATGCTTTTGGAGTGCAACAACTCAGTTGTTGCAGCATTCGGAGTGTTACAATGTCAGGAGACATTACACTCCAGAATAAGGGGGTGTAAAATGAGGCTTGGTGTAAATATAGACCATATTGCAACTATAAGGGAGGCAAGGAAGGCAGATTTTCCAGACCCTGTCCAAGCAGCTGTCCTTGTTGAGCTTGCCGGTGCCTATGGAATAACAATACACTTACGCCAAGACAGGCGCCATATAAAAGAGAGGGATGTTGAACTTTTGAAGCGGACGATAAAATCGCATCTTAATGTGGAGCTCTCATTGAATAAGGAAATACTCGACTTCATTCTTAAAGTTAAGCCGGATGCTTGCTGTCTTGTGCCTGAAAGAGTTGAAGAAGTCACTACAGAAGGTGGGCTTAATATCATAAAATTTATGGAGTCAACTAAAGATGCAATTAAGGAACTAAAAAATGCAGGAATATTAGCTACTGTTTTTATAGAGCCTGAAGAAGAGTTAATAAAAACTGCACCAGCCTGTTATGCCGATGCTATAGAGATAAATACAGGTAAGTATTCAGATGCTAAAACTACCAAAGAGAGAGAATGTGAGCTTAATCGGATTAAATCTGCTGCTAAACTTGCGCACTCATTGGGACTTGAAGTGCATGCAGGTCATGGTCTCAATTACCATAATGTCCAGCCTATTGTGAAGATATCAGAAATTGTAGAACTAAACATAGGACACTCAATTATCTCAAGGGCTGTATTTGTGGGGCTTGAGAGAGCAGTGAGAGAAATGATGACACTTATTTAATTACTTTTAACGGTAATTTAACGGCAACATTGCCGTTAAATTACCTCGCAGTGGGACTACGAATTATAATACAAATTGTTACAGAATTACCAGTGTTAATCAGTGTCTATATCTGTGTTCATCTGTGCTAAACTTAAGTGTCACAAGATTTGCTATTTAAATAAAGTGAAAGGAGGTGAAATAAAATGAACAGGAAAGGCTTTACCCTAATTGAGCTTATAGTGGTTATCGTGATTATCGGTATTCTAGCTGCCATCGCTATTCCAAGGTTTATGGGCGCTCAGGATAGGGCAAGGATTGGGGCTGCAGAGGCTGATGTTACATTGATGAGACAAGCTTTGGGGCTTTATGAGATAGACTACTCTACTTATAACGCTACCGGTGGACCGACCACCGATTATGCTAACTTTGTAGCTGCGATAAAAGGACCCGATGGCAAGCCATATATGTCTCTACCTGATACAACTAACTTTACTGACTTTAGCTTTACACCTCTGGGCGATAGTTCCTTCACAATAACTGTTAAAGCAAAGGATGTTGCTAAGACTACAGTTACCGGTACTCCTACTAAGACATACCACTAAGAGGTTAGACCTCTCAATTAGTAGGGGTTTGATTAATCAAACCCCTACTAATCCCGATAAATTAGAGCCCTACGGTTCATGGTTTATCGGGATTCTATTTTTACAGAATGTCAGAAGCAATCTCAAGATTGCTTCGGCTGCGCCTCGCAATGACAGTATATTCCTTAATTTACACAAAATCCCTGACATAGCCTTATTTTTATGATAAAGAGACAGACATATAGGAGTGGTTTTACACTTGTTGAACTCATAGTTGTTATTGTGATTATGGGTATCCTTTCGGCTATGATGGTGAGAGTTAGGACAGCACAAGATAGGGCAAGGATTGGGGCTGCAGAGGCTGATGTTACATTGATGAGGCAAGCTTTGGGGCTTTACGAGACAGACTATTCTACTTATAACATTAAAACCATCTCATCGTATGCTGATTTTGTGGGTAAGTTGAAGAGACCCGATGGTACAGCATATATGACTTTACCTGATACGACTAACTTTACTGATTTCACCTATTCTGGGAACGATTCTACCTATACTATAACAGTGAAAGCCAAAGATAATAGGAAGACCATAGTAATTGGAACCCCCAAGAAGACTTATCACTAAAAATGACGAAATCCGAATGACTAATGACGAATTTCGTCATTCAGATTTAGGGTTTCGGAATTATTTTTATGTATATTTTATTCTTCATCTTAGGTGCCTGTTTTGGTAGCTTCTTCAGTGTATGCATACATAGAATACCAAAAGGATTATCTATTATTTCGCCTCGTTCTTATTGTCCGATGTGTAAGCATGTAATTAAATGGTATGATAATATACCTATCATTTCATATTGCATACTTAAAGGGAAATGCCGCTATTGTGGTAAAAAGATATCTATGCTGTACATCGGGGTTGAACTTATAACTGCAGGTGTATTTCTTATAGCTTTAATAAAATTTGGAATCTCAATTAAATTTTTAATCTATCTTATATTATTCTCGTTACTTATCATTATTTCATTTATTGATATGAGAACAGAAATAGTGCCAGATATTATTACCATGCCAGCTATCATTATTGGAATAATGGCAAGTATTTTTACAGTCTCTGTTATTAGTTCATTAAAGCCACTTGGTAACATCGGTAAGATATACAGTTCTATCATAGGTGGGACAGTAGGTGCATCAGTCATTGCTATATTTGCTATAATTGGTAGATTAATTTTTAAACAAGAGGCAATGGGGGGTGGTGACATAAAATTACTTGCTATGATAGGCACCTTTATCGGTTGGCTAAATGTGTTATGGACTATTTTTATAGGCTCTTTTATAGGCTTAATATTTGGAATTATTATGAGGCGCCGTAAGATACCGTTTGCACCCGCTTTATCTATAGCTACATTTATAATTGTTGTAATTGGAACCCCTATAATTGCTTGACAAAATAAAATTTTAGGTTATATATAAAGAGTATGAGACAGAAGGGATTTACAGTTATTGAGACTACACTTGTATTAATCATTCTTGGTATTATATTAGGCATAAGTATGGCTTCTTACAGGAACTATATTCCGAGAATGAGACTAAATGCAGCAAAAGATGAGGTGTTAGCAACATTACGACTTGCCCAAACTAAGGCAATAGCTGAGAGGAAGATTTATCAAGTCATATTTGAGAAAGCTACTAATAGTTATAGGATTAATCCGGATGGTGAGTCTAAGCCTTTGCCACAGGGTATTTCAATCGCTAACTCTTTTGATATTACATATCAATTTAATCCTGACCATACTGCAAAAATGATACCATGTGATGTCACCCTTGTCAATCCTCGTAATAAATCTGTTATATTTTATGTCATCCCAGCTACAGGTTATATAAGGGTAAAAGAATGAATAAAGGTTTTAGTATCATTGAAGCAATAGTGACCTGTGTTATACTTGGAGTTATAGTACTTGCAGTTATTAGACTATTCCCTACATCAGCTGTTGTTAATGCAAGGGCTGATAGGATGAGTGAAGCTACAGTAGTTGCTGAAGATAAGATTGAACAGTTTAGGTCTATGGGATTTGATGAACTTAAGAATCTTATAATAACTGGGTACAATACTGGAACTGACACAATTGGCTATATAACAAGGAGTTGGGCACTCACAGACTCAATTGAAAATGTAGTTCGTGTTGATGTTACTTGCTCATGGCGAGTCCCGGGTAGCACGGGGTATTCAAGTACTCGTGTCATAACACAAATCTCAAAACATGACTA
The sequence above is drawn from the bacterium genome and encodes:
- the cas6 gene encoding CRISPR-associated endoribonuclease Cas6, yielding MQEFANSLIKAGKVRLARELIIVSSIEVHPNRKFGKEVLINTLAPITVYSTLNTRDNRKKTYYYSPYEKEFSNLVTDNLRKKFKLVHHKEPGKRSLIIEPVDGVYEKILKYKETIIKGWMGKFKLKGSPSLISIAYDTGLGSKNSQGFGMFETKP
- the hutU gene encoding urocanate hydratase translates to MRVIRAPIGNTITCKSWHTEAAMRMLMNNLDTDVAELPEQLIVYGGTGKAARNWDCYDKIVETLKELENDETLLIQSGKPVGVFKTFTYAPRVLITNALLVPKWATWDYFRHLEAMGLIMFGQMTAGSWIYIGAQGIIQGTYETLASCATRYFGGSLKGKFILTAGMGGMGGAQPLAATMNEGVILDVEVDRKKIERRVRQGFCDKIVESLDSAIKLVNEAVKNKRPLSIGLVGNASETHPELVKMGIIPDVLTDQTSAHDELNGYVPGGMSFDEAIELRKKKPEDYIKRSYESMARQVSAMLDMQKQGAVTFEYGNNLRGQAEKGGVKDAFKISGFVLEYIRPYFCEGRGPFRWVALSGDPKDIYATDEVIVREFKEDEILRRWITLAHKKVPFQGLPARICWLGYEERAHFGKIINKMVRDSKISAPIVIGRDHLDSGSVASPYRETEKMIDGSDAVADWPILNALLNTASGASWVAVHHGGGVGIGNSIHAGFVIVADGTNEMEARLDRVLTNDPGIGVARHADAGYDIAIETAKKKKVKIPMMK
- the thiE gene encoding thiamine phosphate synthase, which encodes MPDFSLYVILDEKYIRDRNLTSTIIELAQGGATIIQLREKSKNTKEFLQDAIKVKEVTRKFGIPFIVNDRIDVAIAVDADGVHLGEDDMPISYARKILGNRIIGSSIRSVAQALEAANSGATYLAVGCLFQSSTASKPIVPLTLISEIKKAVRIPVVGIGGITIDRIADVLAAGADGICVAGDLFNYPNLRDRTYEFKLKIQKKIKKC
- a CDS encoding pyridoxine 5'-phosphate synthase, which produces MRLGVNIDHIATIREARKADFPDPVQAAVLVELAGAYGITIHLRQDRRHIKERDVELLKRTIKSHLNVELSLNKEILDFILKVKPDACCLVPERVEEVTTEGGLNIIKFMESTKDAIKELKNAGILATVFIEPEEELIKTAPACYADAIEINTGKYSDAKTTKERECELNRIKSAAKLAHSLGLEVHAGHGLNYHNVQPIVKISEIVELNIGHSIISRAVFVGLERAVREMMTLI
- a CDS encoding prepilin-type N-terminal cleavage/methylation domain-containing protein, coding for MNRKGFTLIELIVVIVIIGILAAIAIPRFMGAQDRARIGAAEADVTLMRQALGLYEIDYSTYNATGGPTTDYANFVAAIKGPDGKPYMSLPDTTNFTDFSFTPLGDSSFTITVKAKDVAKTTVTGTPTKTYH
- a CDS encoding prepilin-type N-terminal cleavage/methylation domain-containing protein; its protein translation is MIKRQTYRSGFTLVELIVVIVIMGILSAMMVRVRTAQDRARIGAAEADVTLMRQALGLYETDYSTYNIKTISSYADFVGKLKRPDGTAYMTLPDTTNFTDFTYSGNDSTYTITVKAKDNRKTIVIGTPKKTYH
- a CDS encoding prepilin peptidase; amino-acid sequence: MYILFFILGACFGSFFSVCIHRIPKGLSIISPRSYCPMCKHVIKWYDNIPIISYCILKGKCRYCGKKISMLYIGVELITAGVFLIALIKFGISIKFLIYLILFSLLIIISFIDMRTEIVPDIITMPAIIIGIMASIFTVSVISSLKPLGNIGKIYSSIIGGTVGASVIAIFAIIGRLIFKQEAMGGGDIKLLAMIGTFIGWLNVLWTIFIGSFIGLIFGIIMRRRKIPFAPALSIATFIIVVIGTPIIA
- a CDS encoding prepilin-type N-terminal cleavage/methylation domain-containing protein translates to MRQKGFTVIETTLVLIILGIILGISMASYRNYIPRMRLNAAKDEVLATLRLAQTKAIAERKIYQVIFEKATNSYRINPDGESKPLPQGISIANSFDITYQFNPDHTAKMIPCDVTLVNPRNKSVIFYVIPATGYIRVKE
- a CDS encoding type II secretion system protein — protein: MNKGFSIIEAIVTCVILGVIVLAVIRLFPTSAVVNARADRMSEATVVAEDKIEQFRSMGFDELKNLIITGYNTGTDTIGYITRSWALTDSIENVVRVDVTCSWRVPGSTGYSSTRVITQISKHD